One window from the genome of Plasmodium relictum strain SGS1 genome assembly, chromosome: 12 encodes:
- the UPF3B gene encoding regulator of nonsense transcripts 3B, putative has protein sequence MYSSKRPYKILQKGKINDDNKKDTNEKKKEDKIYEDGKKYISERKKKEEEMKYYDTSYRKYTNKSYEESERRKKSSRNYNSGSNYYEKYSKVYTNYYDEKLNNQASLKKKNNVLVSLLIQSKNDVNKKKIVVRHLPPTLSENHFFDSFSNNLKDELDYYYYVNGRVGKDSSGDIIHSRIYLSFKDDLKTEEFIRTQNGKFFYDLNGVKYKAIVSLAPNQTLIQKNKHDGRNNTLDSDEYFLKCCEEMNNPIQPIRKDIDYYELINVVNENGAILSPIVVELRNKLKKKK, from the coding sequence atgtattcaTCTAAAAGACCATATAAAATATTgcaaaaaggaaaaataaatgacgataataaaaaagacactaacgaaaaaaaaaaagaagataagaTATATGAAGATGGCAAGAAATACATTAgtgagagaaaaaaaaaagaagaagaaatgaaatattatgATACAAGTTATAGAAAATATACTAATAAAAGCTATGAAGAAAgtgaaagaagaaaaaaaagttcaaGAAATTATAATTCTGGTAGTAactattatgaaaaatactCGAAGGTGTATACTAATTACTATGATGAAAAATTGAATAATCAGgcatcattaaaaaaaaaaaataatgtattaGTGTCTTTGTTAATTCAATCAAAAAATGATgtcaacaaaaaaaaaattgtggTAAGACATTTACCTCCAACTTTAAGtgaaaatcatttttttgatTCATTTTCAAATAATCTAAAGGATGAATtagattattattattatgttaATGGGAGAGTAGGAAAGGATTCATCAGGTGATATAATTCATTCTCGcatttatttatcttttaaagATGATTTGAAAACAGAAGAATTCATAAGAACTCAAAatggaaaatttttttatgactTAAATGGGGTTAAGTATAAAGCAATTGTATCGTTAGCACCGAATCAAAcattaatacaaaaaaataagcaTGATGGTAGAAATAATACTTTAGACTCagatgaatattttttaaaatgctGCGAAGAAATGAATAACCCTATTCAACCTATAAGGAAAGATATAGATTATTATGAATTAATTAATGTAGTAAATGAAAATGGCGCTATATTATCTCCTATAGTTGTAGaattaagaaataaattaaaaaaaaaaaaataa
- the RPR2 gene encoding ribonuclease P protein subunit RPR2, putative: MDNSKGEELKRISEVDLLKNKIKCDEIKRKSNGIYFFNEDLNNKLCSDSKFDINNKEKKYERAKENNTSNNLLCEKKNLLEENLLKKKETNEELHVDELYTNQQNRKKRKKRKKKNNDNNEMSKPTKQMIRINYLLQASFLMNKFNPNISREYIKTMRRFSNKFLIKYDKKFKKLFCKKCNSVLVPSITCKVSVDPLNLQKKKVDKNECIKDSISISNNFNIKSRDEYLVSYKCNYCHNITKFVYENNLIISQEKEKSDENVHII, encoded by the coding sequence ATGGATAATTCAAAAGGTGAGGAACTAAAAAGAATCAGTGAagttgatttattaaaaaataaaattaagtgtgatgaaataaaaagaaagtCAAAtggtatatatttttttaatgaagatctcaataataaattatgcaGTGACTCTAAATTtgatataaataacaaagaaaaaaaatatgaaagagCAAAAGAAAATAACACATCAAATAACTTATTgtgtgaaaaaaaaaatttacttgaagagaatttattaaaaaaaaaagagacaAATGAAGAACTGCACGTAGATGAATTATATACAAATCAACAAAATcgaaagaaaagaaaaaaaagaaaaaagaaaaataatgataacaaTGAAATGTCAAAACCGACGAAGCAAATGATtagaataaattatttattacaaGCTTCATTTCTaatgaataaatttaatCCTAACATATCCAGGGAATACATTAAAACTATGAGAAGATTTTCCAATAAgtttttgataaaatatgataaaaaattcaaaaaattattttgcaAAAAATGTAATTCAGTTCTTGTTCCCAGTATAACATGCAAAGTTTCTGTTGATCCATtgaatttacaaaaaaaaaaagttgacAAAAACGAATGTATAAAAGATTCTATAAGCAtaagtaataattttaatataaagtCAAGAGATGAATATTTAGTATCATATAAGTGTAACTATTGTCATAACATCACTAAATTTGTTTATGAAaacaatttaattatttctcAAGAGAAAGAAAAGTCTGATGAAAATgtacatataatttaa
- the NMNAT gene encoding nicotinate mononucleotide adenylyltransferase, putative encodes MNKNICIYGGSFDPITNAHEMVLTKICNLNWIDEIWVVISKCRNDKELTYFQHRYEMLSIIINNASEILKNKIFLKDLEYINKITPTYDLLKTQKEKYPNNTFYFCLGSDLLSDISLWDNSEKLILENYFIIIERGNFKIDKNILKQFPKYYLIEFKHLSEVNFISSSNIRKMLAKNNNPKELKKLINPLILDYIKKHNLYQCNVE; translated from the coding sequence atgaataaaaatatatgtatatatggAGGTTCTTTTGATCCAATTACGAATGCACACGAAATGGTTCTCACTAaaatttgtaatttaaattgGATTGATGAAATTTGGGTAGTTATAAGTAAATGTAGAAATGATAAGGAATTAACATATTTCCAACACAGATATGAAATGTTAtctataattataaataatgcatctgaaatattaaaaaataaaatatttttaaaggatcttgaatatataaataaaataactccaacttatgatttattaaaaacgcaaaaagaaaaatatccTAATAATACTTTTTACTTCTGCCTTGGCTCCGATTTATTAAGTGATATATCTCTTTGGGATAATagtgaaaaattaattttagaaaattattttataattattgaaagaggtaattttaaaatagacAAAAATATACTAAAACAATTTcctaaatattatttaattgaatTCAAGCATTTGTCTGAggttaattttatttcatcaagtaatataagaaaaatgcTAGCCAAAAATAACAATccaaaagaattaaaaaaattaattaatccCCTTATTCttgattatataaaaaaacataactTATACCAATGCAATGTAGAATAA